The genomic segment CCAAGAACACGTTCTGCATCGTCTATGCTTCCTGAATTAGTGTACATATGAATTAAGGAGCTATGGATATGAGTATCTGGTACTATTCCTGCCTTAATTATCTGGCAATGCACTTGTTTACCTTCAAAAGGAGCTTTCAAATGGGAGCATGCCTTGAGGACAAAGGTGTAAGTGAAGTTGTCTGGTACAAGGTACCCAAATAGGAATTCTTTATACAGTAACAAAGAATCATGAAGAAACTTACCCATTGTTAGGCCTCTAATCATGGTGTTATAAACAAACACATCAGGAGAAGGTATTCTCTCAAAGATCGAAGAGGCATAATAAATCTGTGACATGGTAACATAAGCCTCGAGGAGCCTCCTAGCACACAAAGGATGATAACCAAGGAGTCCTGACACAACAAACTGGGCATGTAATTGTTTCACTTCCTGGAAGTCGTGGCACGTTCGAAGTGAGATAATGGTAGCTGGTGCTCTAGTTGAAGTTGTGAGAAGTAGATTTCTGTCCATGGGAAGAGGAGATTTTGTTAGAAAAGAGGCCATGAGGTAGTCGTAATTGATGATGAAGACGAGGTTCTTTAAGCAGGTAGTCAAGGATGGAGTTGTCTTCTACAACTAGCTGAAACTTAAAAATATCTCCAGCAACGCGAGGATGACTGTTTTTGCtgatataatatgatttttgaTTAACATGGTATCATCTATCCATAGCCACACAAACAAAATCGAGAGATAAAAATGATACATATGAAGACAACGCCATGCCAGGTCCACATCATATGAGAACAAGCAATTTTGGCATGGCAcaaaccaaaatttaaaatttgaagtaTTTATAAGGGTAAAAATACATAACTTCACACTTGATACAACCGGGCTCTAGTCCCTTCCACTGGGGACTAGCAGATTACAAgcctaaaaataatttgatttctttCAGCATGCCTAAATGAGCAGTTTTAGAGATAGCAGCGTCAGAAAACAACGAAAATCCTCTCTACCAaggttaaaaagaaattattggagagaaaaagaaaggtaaaaaacatttttgggGCCTTCAAAGTAATTGAAAGAACACCACTAAGAAACCAGCTAAGAAAATCAGCAGGAGAATCGGACCACGCATGATCTGACTCCCATTATTGTCAGCAGCCAGTTCTGATGGTGCTGGTGCAGGGCATGCAAGTCCCAGCTTCCCTTCCTTGCATTCATTGGCAAATAGACCAGGCGGATATTTCCCATAGAGGTTAATGTAGCTGAACATGATTGATGCACAATCATTGGTCAAGTCATTTATCACATCTGCGTAAGGACAGGCAAACTCCTTAAATGATCCACAGCAGCGACTGGGAGTATACTGGGGTCCTTTACATTGGCTTGTGATGATTGTATAGTTCAGAAACTCAAAGTTTACAGGGCAAGCTGCAGATAAAGAAAGACAATGCATTGCCATCAGCACGCCATCTAAAGCAGACTGATACAACCTATCAAATTCTGGAATAGAATTGCGGGCTTCTTTGGCAAGAACACGCAGTCGTCAAGACAACAAACACAACATTTCGCATCTTAAATGAACAAATCAGCAATGGAAAACTCATTGGCATGCATCAGAGATCAACAAAATATGCAGTCATCACTTAAATCACTTCGATCACAGAAGAAAACATAGTGGCGATCACAATCTAGAGAACCCAAACCAAAACTTGACTAGAAGCGAGCAAATAAAGCGGAGGAAAAAAGTGGCAAAAAAGGCAACCTTTCTTAGTCTGAAGTAGATTCCTGCCAGTAGAAGCATGAGATTCAAAGACACCATCTGCatccaaattaacaaaaaaagacaaaaagcaaTGAATAACATGGATCTTtgtaacataaacaaaaaataaggattTTGAAACTGAAAGGAGGTACCTGAAATGAAAGTAGATGCAAAAGAAGGAGAAGCAAAGAGACCCATCAagagaaagatgaagaagacaaatgaaaaacactGATTCAACCCCATCTCCCTTGTAAAGATTCaacctttccttctttcttcaaTTCGATATATCTATCTACCTCTTTGGATTATtaatgtcttcttcttctcttttcttctaaaGAAGAAGAGATCTGGACAGAAACATAAAAGGGAGTAAGAAATAGCAAAAGCCCAACAATTCCAAgcacataataaaataaagggaaGGGAAGGAGAGAAGATACTTACAGTTTGtgtctgaaaataaatattgctATGAGCTGCTTAGTGGGATACAGCAAATAACGCGGAAACTGGGGTCACCaaccaatttcttcttcaagtatGGATGAGAAAGACAATAATTGTGCTCTCTCTTCTGCTAGTCCTTGATAATTAGTAGATCAACTGATGGGTCAATCAAGACATGCAGGCAATGACCACATCCAGGTTTGCCGTCTCTTGTCCTACCTGTcttatttcaatttttgttttgaagggTCTTCGACGGAGCAACATCCTAAGACTTTTCTAGCAAGTTGATAGAGTATTTATAGGCCATGTTAATATGTTGATCCACCGACTTGGTCTGAGCTGGAATGggaatttcaaaaacaacattatactgatttttttaaaaaaaaaaattaatctgttGAATTCATGATTTTAAACTGAGTCgggaattataaatttataactgTACTGATAAATTGTGAGCCTAGTTCACTCAATCAATCACAAAAGTTTATCAAACATTGAGTAATTAGTTCTTATGATTATGAATGTCTAAATCCCTTCTCATCTCCTTTTCGTGTTTGTATGCAAGAGGAGAAACTTGGACTGCGTCAAGGAAGTAGTTTCATATGCCAATAACTATATTTATtaacaagtaattaaaaaacaaaatataagtaATCAAATGGATATATATTGctgaataattatatttagtcaACAAAATTCTACAtatttttgttgaatatatTTTGGGAAGAAAAGTCGGcggaacataaaaaaataaattttaaaaataaaaaaatattatttaaaaaaaaaagaaatttaagatgGAATTTCTGAGACCTTTACATCTCAAAGGAACACTATCACAAAAAATTTAAGGTTACAACATGTCCCGAAAACCAATGAAAAAGTCATGTACCAATCATCACAATAATGAATTTGATGCATCAGAAGAAAACCGTAAAAACCAACAAATTATCACAAAAATAAGTTCTAACCAgcaagaaggaagaagaagagaggggaAGTTTAGATGCTTGTACAACTTTAGATAgacttgttatatatatatatatatatatatatatatatatatatatatatatatatatatatatatatcaatcgcTTTTCCTCGGGTTATGTGTCGAAGCAAGAAGAGGAGAAGTTTCAAGGAGGAAGAGAAATCGGATTATTATTGCTCAAGGAGATTATATGTAGTCTTTGTACTACCTGACCACTAAACACATATGATCCAACAGTCTTGTTACGACGCTAGTTGGGAATCTAATGGTTCGTGATACAAGATTATCTATCAAGTAACTTTATTTCTTGATAATAGCTATGAACTTTCAGCAAAAAGTAGTGGGTGTACACTGATCCGTGGCTATAAATTACAGTTTAGCTTTTCTCCAACCATAGTTTTTACCATAATTTgagttgaaaaacaagtttAGATAATGAAAACTAAATAACTTTCGAAATTGTAACCGGCATAAAAATATCTCCAGCTACATGCATCATACTTCACCATAATACCAAACAAACGGATATACCATGCCAGTCCAGGTAGTTCACACTGTTATCCCACCACTTGAGGGTCCCCTATCCTTTTCCTTTTACCAAACGAGATTTAATCTGGGCTTCCGTCGAAATTGCTTGTTTGTCACACACCAGGACTCAGGGAAGGTGCTCAACTGTGGTAGaaaatacaagaagaaaaaaagaaagcgaGATAAAGCTTCGATATAGGTACACTGGTGGAGCGATCTGTGATCTAAACCCAAATACAGTAAATAGAAATGACAGTCCAGAAAAGAAgttggaattttttaaaacttcattagAACTGGATCACACCAGATGTGCAGAGACCACATTATGAACAATTCATGACATCTCAATCAAGGATCGAAGCTTCTAATACAAGACGAAAACATGCAATGATGAATATATCATATATCCAATCTTGCATAATCAAAAGATCTGGATTATTAACTTACATTGCTGATAAGCTTTGCACCAAACCATGCAGTGTCTGCCCCATAAGCAGGAGAAATAACTCTAATTCCTTTTGAAATGGATGAAGGAAGAAGCCCATGTAATTCCTTCTCTAGCCTTCCTGGAAACATTTAACGAACATAGCTAGGTTCAGTTCATGCACTAGATACTCATACATTCAGTTGTTTTAACTCTTCAAGATTAGATTGTGGCAGCATCTCAACCATGCTTCCTAccaaagaattaaagaaaaggTGCGAGCATGCcctcttttcatgttttttcccCTACCTACAAGTCCAGGCAGTAACGCAGTGCCCCCTGACAAAACTACAGTCTTGAACCAGGTATCATCTCCAGTGAATCCTATAGCATGACAGTGATCCATGCAAAGAGCTACTGCCTCGTGCAAACCCTTTGTGTGCCTGTACCATGTTATAAATGAAACATTTGAGCCAACCACAGAGGCCTATTATTTTGATGGCATAACGCATGGAAAATATTCTGATTGTTGGATTGTGGAAAGAATCCAATCAGAAAATATTGGACATATGTCACGTCGAAATGCATCACTTCTCCCCCCTTTTTCCTAAGAACATTTGGGGTCGAAATAGTTTATGCAAAAACAGCATTGATGTCTTGAAAGCTTCATCCCGTGACGGTAGCAAAATTGTGGGAAGAAATGGACTTACACTCCAGCAATGTGTGGCTGAAATAAGACCTCCCCTGTTGTAAAGCGCTCTTTGGAAAGAGTGAACCATCCTTCTCCAGGGACTTCCAATGATGCTGGTGTATCTTTAGATAGCTCAACTTCATAATCAGCAGCGATATAACATAGCTTCTGCATATCCATATGATGCCAACAGAACATAAAGAGAAAAACCTTACATATCTAAGGAATACAAGACTGTTATGATGCATGTGGTTCTGATCTAGTTATGGACTACATGGACAGTCCTTCCAGGGATATTTATGGACTGATTAGACAAAGCAAAAACTGAAAAGAGCCTTTTAAATTAAACTCGAAAGGTGTTCAAGctagtttttttacttttcctttttattttttgatttccaAGTTTATTTGGGTCttctattgaatttttttttcagattttctaaaaaaaacattcaataataaaattttgaattagaatttttatatgataaccGTAGAATTTTGTCTGGAAAAACTGCTTGGCTTCTGACCGAGTTCAAAAGGGCATACAACTTTAGAATGTGCCGTGGCAAGAAATGGCATACCTCTTTCAATGTGCGAGCAGTGTACAGTGATCGGAAATTAATATTGTTCCTCTGCATCTGTTCTCTAAGAAATTCTGTTAATTTTAATCCTCCAACATCCACGACTTCCACACCCACTGTGCGCATTACTTTGCCATCTAAAACTGCAAAACATAACAGTCAGATTCCCAGAACCCCCACAATCTTGAAATCACAAGAAGCCATTCTAAAACAAAGGATATTTAAGAGAAGGTAGAAATTCATATAGGGTAAAAAGCATGTTAGAGCCTAGAACACGAAGCATATTTTACAACTTGCAAAAGCCTAGGTCAAAACCTGTGTAATTCCTTCAACGAATATTCCTTTAAGGAAGAAATTAGACATTAGACACACAGGAAAGATCACATTCTTGGCATGAAGAATGAGCCAAATACTATTTTTAGTTCACTTTATACAGCATTTCAATTTCTATACAAGGAGGAAGCATGGATCAAAAAGAAGATAATCGCTTACTTGGAACCACAGACGTGACTTGAAAACCAATATTGACAACAATTCCTGAAGTTCGCTGTGCTGCATACAGTGCTAAAGTTGCCTGTGTTTGTCCAAAAAacgtttttttgtaattataataagCTGAATAATACCAGAACCTCTAGATTCTGTCATACACAAGAGGGATTATTAACATCCATCGATGCAACgaacaaaacaattcaattttcCATGTTTCGAGATGGCATATGAAGTTGCCTTGCCTACAACTACACAGAAGAAGCTCCCAAGTACTCATAGAAAAGTGATCTCTGGCATTGTTGACAAGTCCTCTTTATTTAACATGGAAAAGTATTTtccagaagaaaaggaaagaaacacgGATGATCTGACCTTGTTAGCACAATAACCAGTGGGATACATTGAGAGACTAGAGGAATGAGTTGGTAAATAGAGGCAA from the Populus nigra chromosome 1, ddPopNigr1.1, whole genome shotgun sequence genome contains:
- the LOC133668586 gene encoding GPI-anchored protein LLG1, with the translated sequence MGLNQCFSFVFFIFLLMGLFASPSFASTFISDGVFESHASTGRNLLQTKKACPVNFEFLNYTIITSQCKGPQYTPSRCCGSFKEFACPYADVINDLTNDCASIMFSYINLYGKYPPGLFANECKEGKLGLACPAPAPSELAADNNGSQIMRGPILLLIFLAGFLVVFFQLL
- the LOC133668574 gene encoding actin-related protein 8-like isoform X2; amino-acid sequence: MRIYRQRVQVPGAVIVDGGSGYYKFGWSKYACPSGRSATFSEFVNIEFPSYFRFRNFFATIYSRMQVKASAQPIVLSLPLRNYDDTESARASRRQLKEAIYTALFDMDVPAVCAVNQATLALYAAQRTSGIVVNIGFQVTSVVPILDGKVMRTVGVEVVDVGGLKLTEFLREQMQRNNINFRSLYTARTLKEKLCYIAADYEVELSKDTPASLEVPGEGWFTLSKERFTTGEVLFQPHIAGVHTKGLHEAVALCMDHCHAIGFTGDDTWFKTVVLSGGTALLPGLVGRLEKELHGLLPSSISKGIRVISPAYGADTAWFGAKLISNLSTFPESWCVTNKQFRRKPRLNLVW
- the LOC133668574 gene encoding actin-related protein 8-like isoform X1, producing MAMLLKKVWESVTNRRSSCPSSHVDSVISPPVYTKSPPPSSLGAFDRLPIDVVFQIVKLVGPKDAARLSVVCKSWRSLVSDDRLWIYFLQSYHDTWNSVFFAETNLQKFSSHIAKSSFMRIYRQRVQVPGAVIVDGGSGYYKFGWSKYACPSGRSATFSEFVNIEFPSYFRFRNFFATIYSRMQVKASAQPIVLSLPLRNYDDTESARASRRQLKEAIYTALFDMDVPAVCAVNQATLALYAAQRTSGIVVNIGFQVTSVVPILDGKVMRTVGVEVVDVGGLKLTEFLREQMQRNNINFRSLYTARTLKEKLCYIAADYEVELSKDTPASLEVPGEGWFTLSKERFTTGEVLFQPHIAGVHTKGLHEAVALCMDHCHAIGFTGDDTWFKTVVLSGGTALLPGLVGRLEKELHGLLPSSISKGIRVISPAYGADTAWFGAKLISNLSTFPESWCVTNKQFRRKPRLNLVW